The following are encoded together in the Pedobacter sp. D749 genome:
- a CDS encoding triple tyrosine motif-containing protein — MKKLLPAILFFLTAYCAQAQVLLGIPQVVNYNNEQYSGGIQNWDVEQDKNGILYFGNNEGLLTFNGRYWNLFKLPNFTSVRSVGIDSKNRIYVGGQDEFGYFYPNAQGILKYTSLLNLLPENMRKLADIWGVSVVQDEVFFRSIHAILHYKDGVIKSYKTNTNWLFMGGVKNKVFSQSSDSGLMIYDHAMWKPFCVDSVLNRSGITSVLPYGGDTLLVSMLKKGFFLIINHRLKPLRTSLDQVFLNERIYFTTQISPDLYGVATTSGGVYIMNKHGDLVQKYNYKEGLQNNNVRGILLDKDKNMWLALDDGIAYVAINSAVKSIFPDRNKQITSYAFRKYDQSIYIGTSNGLYRAKINAAMPDLSYSQVNFEEVKNTKGQVWGLDEINNQLLMAHEDGTLLVKDNTATPLYSLIGTWMYQPMDNVYPSKEVIAGTYAGLQEITYAGGRFVNGGKIAGINETLRFIVTDNNNPDLIWASHPYHGVYKIELNPDHKSILRTTLFSDRDGLPTKLYNYVFHIKNRVVIATTSGVFEYNAASKKFTRFKLFGSALNGIPIQYLKEDNDGNIWFVTNKKVGVIDFHRPNGKDAFSILYLPELNGKVVGGFESIYTPDSKNIFIGANKGAYHINYQKYIQNITRPNVVLGTVKLMGNKDSVVFGGYFVNKGAITARQDLHEIPEYVYSLNSIHFEYASTLFEHDKNIKFSYQLMGFDSEWSAWGTKSEKDYTNLPAGKYTFNVKASTGISNESEVVSYTFIVLPAWYNTIWMRIFYLILIVVALGLIIRWQKKKHIKEQERMSYLHQLELDRNEKEIVRLQNEKLEADVNYKNKELSTMTMHLVQRGKVLAKIKDVISTVIKNHDLNESSPSFRHLIRLIKDVEKKDQELDHMSVHFNHVNTEFFNKLKDLYPDLSQNDLKFCAYLSMNLSSKEMAQLMNVTIKAIEVGRYRLRKKLQLKPETNLYEFLIDIARQKTP; from the coding sequence ATGAAGAAACTTCTACCCGCTATATTATTCTTTTTGACTGCTTATTGTGCCCAGGCCCAGGTGCTTTTGGGAATCCCACAGGTGGTAAACTACAATAACGAGCAGTATAGTGGGGGGATTCAAAATTGGGATGTAGAGCAGGATAAAAATGGCATCCTATATTTCGGTAACAATGAGGGGCTGCTTACTTTTAACGGCCGCTATTGGAACCTGTTTAAGTTACCCAACTTTACCTCGGTACGTTCGGTAGGGATCGATTCTAAAAACCGTATTTACGTTGGCGGGCAAGATGAGTTTGGTTATTTCTACCCTAATGCGCAAGGTATTTTAAAATATACCTCGCTGTTAAATCTACTGCCCGAAAATATGCGGAAACTAGCCGATATCTGGGGTGTTTCAGTTGTTCAGGATGAAGTGTTTTTTAGGTCGATACATGCTATTCTGCATTATAAAGACGGGGTAATTAAAAGTTATAAAACCAATACGAACTGGCTGTTTATGGGGGGCGTAAAGAATAAGGTTTTTTCGCAGTCATCTGATTCGGGCCTGATGATTTACGACCACGCTATGTGGAAGCCATTTTGCGTGGATAGTGTTTTAAACCGTTCGGGCATTACCTCGGTGCTTCCATATGGTGGCGATACGCTATTGGTTTCGATGTTAAAAAAAGGATTCTTTTTGATTATTAACCATCGACTAAAACCTTTGAGGACCAGTTTAGATCAGGTTTTTTTAAACGAAAGGATTTATTTTACCACGCAAATCAGTCCGGATTTATATGGCGTGGCCACCACTTCGGGTGGGGTGTATATTATGAACAAGCATGGCGACCTGGTACAGAAATACAATTATAAAGAAGGCCTGCAGAACAATAACGTAAGAGGCATATTGCTTGATAAAGATAAGAACATGTGGCTGGCACTTGATGATGGAATTGCTTATGTGGCCATAAACAGTGCGGTTAAAAGCATTTTTCCCGATCGCAATAAGCAAATAACGAGTTACGCTTTCCGCAAATACGATCAATCTATCTATATCGGTACCTCTAATGGTTTGTACCGGGCAAAAATTAATGCAGCCATGCCCGATCTAAGCTATTCTCAGGTCAATTTTGAGGAGGTAAAGAACACCAAAGGGCAGGTATGGGGACTGGATGAAATTAACAACCAGCTGTTAATGGCTCACGAGGATGGAACCCTCCTGGTGAAAGATAATACAGCCACCCCACTATATAGCCTGATCGGCACCTGGATGTACCAACCCATGGATAATGTTTATCCCAGTAAAGAGGTAATTGCAGGTACTTACGCCGGATTGCAGGAAATAACCTACGCCGGAGGCCGCTTTGTTAACGGCGGTAAAATTGCCGGCATTAACGAAACCCTGCGTTTTATAGTAACCGATAACAATAACCCCGATCTAATCTGGGCTTCGCACCCCTATCACGGCGTGTATAAAATAGAACTCAACCCCGATCATAAAAGCATCTTGCGCACTACACTGTTCTCTGATCGGGATGGTTTACCAACTAAGCTCTATAATTACGTGTTCCACATTAAAAACAGGGTAGTAATTGCCACTACAAGCGGAGTTTTTGAATATAATGCCGCGAGCAAAAAGTTTACCCGTTTTAAATTGTTCGGTTCGGCACTAAATGGTATCCCTATTCAATATCTTAAAGAGGATAACGATGGTAACATCTGGTTTGTAACCAATAAAAAAGTAGGGGTAATCGATTTCCACAGGCCTAATGGAAAAGATGCCTTCAGTATTTTATACCTGCCCGAGCTAAATGGTAAAGTGGTTGGCGGTTTCGAATCGATATACACGCCTGATAGCAAAAATATATTTATTGGTGCCAACAAGGGGGCTTACCACATTAATTACCAAAAATACATTCAGAATATCACCCGGCCAAACGTGGTGCTGGGCACCGTTAAGCTAATGGGAAATAAAGATAGTGTGGTTTTTGGAGGGTATTTTGTAAATAAGGGTGCTATTACAGCCAGGCAAGACCTGCACGAGATTCCCGAATACGTGTACAGCTTAAATTCGATCCATTTCGAATACGCTTCAACACTTTTTGAACACGATAAGAACATCAAATTCAGTTATCAGCTTATGGGTTTTGATAGCGAATGGTCTGCATGGGGAACGAAAAGCGAAAAAGATTATACCAATTTACCAGCCGGAAAATATACGTTTAATGTAAAGGCGAGTACTGGCATCAGTAACGAATCTGAGGTGGTAAGTTATACTTTTATAGTGCTGCCAGCCTGGTACAATACCATTTGGATGCGGATTTTTTACCTCATCTTAATTGTGGTGGCTTTAGGGCTGATTATCAGGTGGCAGAAAAAGAAACACATTAAAGAGCAGGAGCGGATGAGTTACCTGCATCAGCTGGAACTGGACAGAAATGAGAAGGAAATTGTGCGGCTGCAGAACGAAAAGCTCGAAGCGGATGTAAATTATAAAAACAAAGAGCTTTCTACCATGACCATGCATTTGGTACAACGTGGTAAGGTATTGGCTAAGATTAAGGATGTGATATCGACGGTAATTAAAAACCACGATTTAAATGAGAGCTCGCCAAGTTTCAGGCACCTCATCAGGCTGATTAAGGATGTAGAAAAAAAGGACCAGGAACTGGATCATATGAGCGTTCACTTTAACCATGTAAACACCGAATTCTTTAATAAACTCAAAGACCTTTACCCTGATTTAAGCCAGAACGATTTAAAGTTTTGTGCTTACTTATCGATGAACCTTTCTTCAAAGGAAATGGCTCAGCTGATGAATGTAACCATTAAAGCCATTGAAGTGGGCCGATATCGCTTAAGAAAGAAGCTTCAGCTTAAGCCGGAGACGAATTTATACGAATTCCTTATTGATATTGCCCGTCAAAAAACACCTTAA
- a CDS encoding RagB/SusD family nutrient uptake outer membrane protein produces MKKNILAIAALLTASQLIVSCQKQLDVNPRERILETSYYQSQQQAFTGLVAVYDQLGNQSSGYLTKLNLFSSASDDHYAGADSPSDLGDMQAMNNYTVNSLSGAPSYLWSKGFTGVYRANVLLKKIEGITMDASTKARYIAEAKALRAIFYFDLVRIFKNIPLILAPIEPSGMFDVTQVAPADVYKQIEKDLGEALTALPVTIPTAEAGRLSQGAVHAVLGKVYLWEEKWAPAAAEFALVNGTAPGASTYGYKLLPKFADLWNVKNKFNSESVLELSYNTTSNMGWDNVGSREGNVMGILVGPRNYVPVIAAQAPDYVSGWSVMPITKELFDLIHYDPRNKPTVANLDSLEKAGIVTYKHANDNTGYFVEKYAGRVSTKAAVGQLELNFGQNMYEIRLADTYLMEAEALLKSGAAVGVGTRAYIFLNAVRARVGLNPVAVTMDNIMKERRLELVAEGQRWFDLVRWGLAPTKLAFKGFQANKNETLPIPQAELNNTKILQSKEWGGTK; encoded by the coding sequence ATGAAAAAGAATATTTTAGCTATTGCAGCCCTTTTAACCGCTTCTCAGCTTATCGTTTCTTGTCAAAAACAGCTCGATGTAAATCCACGAGAACGTATACTGGAGACAAGTTATTATCAAAGTCAGCAGCAGGCATTTACAGGTTTAGTGGCTGTTTATGATCAATTGGGTAATCAGTCTAGTGGCTACCTCACCAAACTTAATTTATTTAGCTCCGCATCAGATGATCATTATGCAGGTGCCGATTCTCCATCAGATTTAGGAGATATGCAAGCGATGAATAATTATACGGTAAACTCCTTATCAGGAGCCCCAAGTTATTTATGGAGCAAGGGCTTTACCGGTGTTTACCGTGCAAATGTTCTGCTGAAAAAAATAGAAGGCATTACAATGGATGCTTCAACCAAGGCAAGGTATATTGCTGAGGCTAAAGCGTTGCGTGCTATATTTTATTTTGATTTGGTAAGGATCTTTAAAAATATACCGTTAATCTTAGCACCTATAGAGCCTTCGGGCATGTTCGATGTTACGCAGGTTGCCCCTGCAGATGTATATAAGCAGATAGAAAAAGATTTAGGAGAGGCATTAACTGCGCTCCCTGTAACTATTCCTACTGCTGAAGCAGGACGTTTGAGCCAGGGTGCAGTTCATGCCGTTTTAGGTAAGGTTTACTTATGGGAAGAAAAATGGGCCCCGGCAGCTGCAGAGTTTGCACTGGTAAATGGTACAGCTCCTGGTGCAAGTACCTATGGCTATAAGCTGCTTCCAAAATTTGCTGATTTATGGAATGTTAAAAATAAGTTCAATTCAGAATCTGTTTTAGAACTCAGCTACAATACTACCTCTAATATGGGTTGGGATAACGTTGGCAGTCGCGAAGGTAATGTAATGGGCATTCTGGTAGGGCCGCGTAACTATGTTCCTGTAATTGCTGCACAAGCACCAGATTATGTTTCGGGTTGGAGTGTAATGCCAATAACCAAAGAACTGTTTGATTTAATTCACTACGATCCGCGTAACAAACCTACTGTTGCCAATTTAGATAGTTTGGAAAAAGCAGGTATTGTAACCTATAAACATGCAAATGATAATACCGGATATTTTGTAGAGAAATATGCCGGCAGAGTTTCTACCAAAGCTGCTGTTGGCCAGTTGGAATTAAACTTTGGTCAGAATATGTACGAAATCCGTTTAGCTGATACCTACTTAATGGAAGCTGAAGCATTGTTGAAAAGTGGTGCTGCAGTTGGCGTAGGTACCAGGGCCTATATTTTCCTTAATGCAGTAAGAGCCCGCGTTGGTTTAAACCCTGTTGCGGTAACCATGGATAATATCATGAAAGAAAGACGTCTGGAACTGGTAGCTGAAGGACAAAGATGGTTTGATTTGGTTAGATGGGGGCTTGCTCCAACTAAACTGGCCTTTAAAGGATTTCAGGCAAATAAAAACGAGACCTTACCTATCCCACAGGCTGAATTGAATAATACCAAAATTCTCCAGAGCAAAGAATGGGGCGGCACAAAATAA
- a CDS encoding transposase translates to MSRRIFDEPFKRMALDLAHARGSIKDVAIELGISSNLLSKWKEREGIAKADTTSLSEEQQLIRKLQKELKEAQLERDILKKAVGIFSKGDGRYSDL, encoded by the coding sequence ATGAGCAGACGAATATTTGATGAGCCTTTTAAAAGAATGGCTTTGGATCTGGCCCATGCGCGGGGTTCGATAAAGGATGTTGCAATAGAATTGGGTATAAGTTCGAACCTTTTAAGTAAATGGAAAGAGCGCGAAGGAATTGCAAAAGCTGATACTACAAGCCTTAGCGAGGAGCAGCAATTGATTCGGAAACTTCAAAAGGAGCTTAAAGAAGCCCAGCTAGAACGTGATATATTAAAAAAGGCGGTAGGCATCTTTTCCAAGGGAGACGGGAGATATTCGGATTTATAA
- a CDS encoding glycoside hydrolase family 30 beta sandwich domain-containing protein produces MLLTRFLRFFIICIFTCSSLSVIAQNQAEVWLTKADRSVLFAKQASKLSFTSAKNNLPGITVNDKETYQTIDGFGYALTGGSAQHIIKMSAPARAALLKELFATDGNNIGVSYIRLSIGASDLNEKVFSYNDLPEGQTDLTQAKFDLGPDKVDVIPVMKEILAINPKLKIMGSPWSPPLWMKTTYDARGGMLKPEYYDAYAKYFVSYVQEMQKEGIPIDAITVQNEPLHPGNNPSMLMVAPDQALFVKKFLGPAFANANIKTKIIIYDHNADRPDYPISILDDAEARKYIDGSAFHLYGGRIEALSDVHNAHPDKNIYFSEQMVVEQPDATTINIVNPVARLIIGATRNWSKNVLEWNLAADPENKPYTDRGGCSMCQGAITIDKDTYSRNLAYYSIAHAAKFVRPGAVRVATNDLTNLPNVAFKTPEGKHVLIVANSGKSANTFNITFNGKILVATLDKGSVATYIW; encoded by the coding sequence ATGCTTCTTACCAGATTTCTTCGCTTTTTTATCATTTGTATTTTTACCTGTTCTTCGCTTTCTGTTATTGCCCAAAACCAAGCCGAAGTTTGGCTTACCAAAGCAGATCGATCGGTTTTATTTGCCAAACAGGCAAGCAAATTAAGTTTTACTTCAGCTAAAAATAATTTACCAGGCATTACCGTAAACGATAAAGAAACTTATCAAACAATTGATGGCTTCGGTTATGCGCTAACCGGCGGAAGTGCACAGCATATTATTAAAATGTCGGCACCAGCCAGGGCGGCTTTATTGAAAGAGTTGTTTGCTACTGATGGAAACAATATTGGGGTAAGTTACATCAGACTGAGCATCGGTGCTTCTGATTTAAATGAAAAAGTATTTTCTTACAATGACCTTCCCGAAGGACAAACCGATTTAACGCAAGCCAAATTTGATCTGGGCCCGGATAAAGTGGATGTAATTCCGGTAATGAAGGAAATCCTTGCGATTAACCCAAAACTAAAAATTATGGGTTCGCCATGGTCTCCTCCCTTATGGATGAAAACCACTTACGATGCCCGGGGCGGGATGTTAAAACCCGAATATTATGATGCTTACGCTAAGTATTTTGTGAGTTACGTACAGGAAATGCAAAAAGAAGGAATCCCTATTGATGCGATTACCGTTCAAAATGAGCCTTTGCACCCGGGTAATAATCCCAGCATGCTTATGGTTGCACCAGATCAGGCGCTTTTTGTAAAAAAGTTTCTCGGGCCTGCTTTTGCAAATGCCAATATCAAAACAAAAATTATTATTTACGACCATAATGCCGATCGGCCAGATTACCCAATCAGTATTTTAGATGACGCGGAAGCCAGAAAGTATATTGATGGATCTGCCTTTCATTTGTATGGGGGAAGAATCGAAGCTTTAAGTGATGTGCACAATGCCCATCCTGACAAGAATATTTACTTTTCTGAGCAAATGGTAGTAGAACAGCCCGATGCCACGACCATTAATATCGTAAATCCGGTAGCACGCTTAATTATCGGGGCTACACGCAACTGGAGCAAAAATGTACTGGAATGGAATTTAGCCGCCGATCCTGAAAATAAACCCTATACTGACAGGGGCGGCTGTTCGATGTGTCAGGGCGCAATAACCATTGATAAAGATACTTATAGCAGAAACCTGGCTTATTATTCCATTGCCCACGCTGCTAAGTTTGTAAGGCCTGGCGCTGTTCGGGTGGCTACAAACGATTTAACCAACCTGCCAAATGTTGCCTTTAAAACACCTGAAGGGAAACATGTTTTAATTGTAGCCAATAGCGGCAAGAGCGCCAATACCTTTAACATTACTTTTAATGGTAAAATACTTGTTGCAACGCTCGATAAAGGATCTGTAGCTACATACATCTGGTAA
- a CDS encoding TonB-dependent receptor, whose translation MRGRFTFVFFIYCIMALPLALLAQDIPVTGKVTEQNGSPLPGVTVKLDGTTRAASTDANGVFSIQAPVGGKLTISLLGMTTQTVTVPAGGRINVSLAASSNDLTEVVVVGYGTQKKALVTGSISSVKAKDLESMPINRVEQALQGRTSGLTIASGNGQPGSASTVRVRGFTSFASSGNNDPLWVVDGVIVDNGGIGYLNQSDIESIEVLKDAASQAIYGARAANGVIIVSTKKGKEGRLAINYNGFYGTQAPAKKLKLLNANEYATIRNEAYSNSFNAATDGTFTLPYANPSSYGEGTDWQSVVFNDDARRQTHEFSVSGGTNKSTFYTSFGYIDQEGIVATPISNFNRANIRLNSTFKPAKWISFGENLGYSHSVNSSLGNTNSEFGGPLSSAIHLDPMTPVIQTDPTAIGKSPYTIANIIKDPATGFPYGISGPVGQEMSNPLAYVQTRLGNYGWDHNIVGNAFLEIEPIENLKFRSSLGAKLAFYGSESYTPLFWLSPSNTNSKANFYREMNMTLNYNWENTISYSKSFGKHHAYAIFGQGYYMDNNNRGLNVRFNNIIAQNFYQANLNYKPATADIQGDGSDATLHVVNSLFTRVTYDYDEKYLFTGIIRRDGSSRFGTNNRFGYFPSASIGWVPTKEAFWKENKVVNFLKLRGSYGITGNDAIGDFSYVSLVNSGRNYTFGTTDVSTIGWSPAALSNPDLKWEETHQTDIGLDATLFNDFTLSASYFKKKTIGVLQTPSIPLYLGAAGGAAENVGDMQNTGIEFELGYRKKIGELNLGINANISTLKNKVTRLLPGREFIEDNAQSFQGMGNFTRTGLGRSFNEFYGYEVAGIFQSQAEVNAYKGPGGTVLQPSAKPGDLKFANLDGNETISGSDRTYLGSPLPKYTYGITINLAYKNFDFVAFGNGVGGNMIFQGLRRLDVTYGNWQQSILDRWTPTNTSTDVPRVADKDLNGNYTKFSKNYLEKGDYFRLKTLQVGYNLPANVIKKIGAQKVRVYLMSENLWTITKYTGYDPEIGGTVLGVDRGIYPQARSFMVGLNVGF comes from the coding sequence ATGAGAGGAAGATTTACATTCGTATTCTTCATTTACTGTATCATGGCATTGCCGCTGGCCTTATTGGCACAAGACATTCCCGTTACAGGAAAAGTAACAGAACAAAATGGTAGTCCATTGCCTGGCGTAACCGTTAAGCTTGATGGAACAACCAGAGCAGCATCTACCGATGCCAATGGTGTTTTTAGTATTCAGGCACCTGTTGGCGGCAAATTAACAATCAGTTTACTTGGTATGACAACACAAACGGTAACTGTTCCGGCAGGCGGCCGTATCAATGTGTCGCTGGCAGCCAGTTCGAATGATTTAACCGAGGTAGTAGTAGTGGGCTACGGTACCCAGAAAAAAGCCCTTGTAACCGGATCCATCTCCAGCGTAAAGGCAAAAGATCTGGAATCGATGCCGATTAACAGAGTGGAGCAGGCTTTACAGGGAAGAACATCTGGTTTAACGATTGCCAGTGGCAACGGACAGCCGGGTTCTGCATCAACAGTGCGGGTAAGGGGATTTACCTCTTTTGCTTCTTCAGGTAATAACGATCCGCTTTGGGTTGTTGATGGTGTAATTGTAGATAATGGTGGCATTGGTTATTTAAATCAATCAGATATCGAATCTATTGAGGTTTTAAAAGATGCAGCCTCACAGGCAATTTATGGCGCCAGAGCGGCAAATGGTGTAATTATTGTTTCTACCAAGAAAGGTAAAGAAGGAAGGTTAGCTATAAACTACAATGGGTTTTATGGTACACAAGCTCCGGCTAAAAAGCTAAAACTGCTCAATGCCAATGAATATGCTACGATCAGGAATGAAGCCTATTCAAATAGCTTTAATGCAGCAACTGATGGAACTTTTACACTGCCATATGCAAATCCATCATCTTATGGAGAAGGTACTGATTGGCAATCGGTTGTTTTTAACGACGATGCCCGCAGACAAACGCATGAGTTTAGCGTTTCAGGCGGAACCAATAAATCTACCTTTTATACTTCTTTTGGTTATATCGATCAGGAAGGTATTGTAGCCACACCAATTTCTAATTTTAATCGTGCAAACATCCGTCTTAATTCCACATTTAAGCCTGCAAAGTGGATAAGCTTCGGTGAGAATTTAGGCTATAGCCATTCGGTTAATAGTTCTTTAGGTAATACCAATAGCGAGTTCGGTGGTCCTTTAAGTTCGGCAATTCATTTAGACCCGATGACCCCGGTTATTCAAACCGACCCAACTGCTATAGGTAAATCTCCTTATACCATTGCCAATATTATAAAAGATCCGGCAACCGGATTTCCTTATGGTATTTCGGGCCCGGTTGGTCAGGAAATGAGTAATCCGCTGGCTTATGTTCAAACCAGATTAGGTAACTATGGTTGGGATCATAACATTGTTGGTAATGCTTTCTTAGAAATTGAGCCTATCGAAAATTTAAAATTCAGGTCATCGCTGGGCGCTAAACTTGCCTTTTATGGTTCTGAATCTTATACCCCATTATTTTGGTTGAGTCCGTCAAATACTAACAGTAAGGCGAATTTCTATCGCGAGATGAATATGACCTTAAATTATAACTGGGAAAATACCATTAGCTACTCTAAAAGCTTTGGTAAACACCATGCATACGCAATCTTTGGTCAGGGTTATTATATGGACAACAATAACCGCGGTTTAAACGTAAGGTTTAACAATATCATTGCTCAGAATTTTTATCAGGCCAATTTAAACTATAAACCGGCAACAGCCGATATTCAGGGCGATGGTAGTGATGCTACTTTGCATGTTGTGAATTCTCTCTTTACCCGTGTAACGTATGATTATGATGAAAAATATCTATTCACGGGTATTATCCGTCGTGATGGTTCTTCACGTTTTGGTACCAACAACCGGTTTGGTTACTTCCCTTCAGCTTCAATAGGCTGGGTGCCTACAAAAGAGGCTTTCTGGAAAGAAAACAAAGTCGTTAATTTCTTGAAATTACGCGGAAGTTATGGAATTACCGGAAATGATGCCATTGGCGATTTCAGTTACGTATCGTTAGTAAACAGCGGACGTAATTATACTTTTGGCACTACAGATGTAAGTACCATTGGATGGAGTCCGGCTGCCTTATCAAATCCTGATTTGAAATGGGAGGAAACTCACCAAACAGATATTGGTTTAGATGCGACCTTATTTAACGATTTTACACTTAGTGCTTCTTACTTCAAAAAGAAAACTATTGGTGTATTACAAACACCTTCTATTCCACTTTATTTAGGTGCAGCTGGTGGTGCCGCAGAAAATGTTGGCGATATGCAGAACACTGGTATAGAATTCGAATTGGGTTACAGGAAAAAAATAGGGGAGCTTAATTTAGGTATTAATGCTAATATCTCAACCTTGAAAAATAAGGTAACCAGGCTATTACCAGGAAGAGAATTTATAGAAGATAATGCACAGAGTTTTCAGGGCATGGGGAACTTCACCCGTACCGGACTTGGACGTTCATTCAATGAGTTTTATGGGTATGAAGTGGCTGGGATTTTTCAGTCGCAGGCAGAAGTTAATGCATACAAAGGGCCAGGAGGTACAGTATTGCAACCTTCGGCAAAACCCGGAGATCTAAAATTTGCCAACTTAGATGGTAATGAAACTATAAGTGGTAGTGATCGTACTTATTTAGGTAGTCCGCTTCCAAAATATACATACGGTATTACCATTAATCTGGCTTACAAAAACTTTGATTTTGTGGCTTTCGGAAACGGTGTAGGTGGAAATATGATCTTCCAGGGATTACGACGCTTGGATGTAACTTATGGAAACTGGCAACAATCAATTCTTGACAGGTGGACACCAACCAACACATCAACTGATGTTCCCCGTGTTGCAGACAAGGATCTTAACGGAAACTATACCAAGTTCTCCAAAAACTATCTGGAAAAAGGAGATTACTTCCGTTTAAAAACCCTTCAGGTAGGTTATAACCTTCCAGCTAATGTGATTAAAAAAATTGGCGCACAAAAAGTTCGGGTATATCTGATGAGTGAAAACCTGTGGACCATTACTAAATATACAGGTTACGATCCTGAAATCGGTGGAACTGTATTGGGTGTAGATCGTGGAATATATCCGCAGGCACGTTCGTTTATGGTAGGTTTAAATGTTGGATTCTAA
- a CDS encoding IS3 family transposase, which translates to MKKGGRHLFQGRREIFGFIKDYRKIFSVERMCRVFGINNSSFYYWLKNPQGKRLTDDNYLMIEISKIYAESKGCYGSPRITAELCSRGIFISRPRVARLMRRLGIKSTIRKKWVQTTDSQHTYSLAENFLNRDFYAANIREKWVSDLTYIQTGEGWLYLTTVIDLADRKVVGWSLSENMEAENTTIKALEMAIKNRPITQQLIFHSDRGIQYACSEFRKKLECLGIKQSMSRKGNCWDNAVAESFFKTIKTEMIYQQIYKTRAKASLAIFEYIEVWYNRKRRHSYLGYLSPLEFANSSINPKIAA; encoded by the coding sequence ATTAAAAAAGGCGGTAGGCATCTTTTCCAAGGGAGACGGGAGATATTCGGATTTATAAAAGATTACCGAAAGATATTTTCTGTTGAAAGGATGTGTAGGGTATTTGGAATAAACAACAGTAGTTTTTATTACTGGTTAAAAAACCCCCAGGGTAAGCGGCTTACCGATGATAATTATCTTATGATAGAGATAAGCAAGATTTACGCAGAGAGTAAAGGGTGTTACGGGAGTCCGCGTATTACTGCCGAATTATGTTCCAGAGGGATCTTTATCTCTCGGCCCAGAGTTGCCAGGCTGATGCGCAGATTGGGTATAAAGAGTACCATCCGTAAGAAATGGGTACAGACAACAGATTCACAGCACACTTACTCCTTAGCAGAAAATTTCCTTAATAGAGATTTTTATGCCGCCAATATTAGAGAGAAATGGGTTTCAGACCTCACTTATATACAAACTGGGGAAGGTTGGCTATATCTGACAACAGTTATAGATCTGGCGGATAGAAAAGTTGTAGGCTGGTCATTAAGTGAAAATATGGAAGCTGAGAACACCACGATAAAGGCATTAGAAATGGCTATAAAGAATAGACCTATTACCCAACAGTTAATTTTTCACTCAGACAGAGGTATACAATATGCATGTTCCGAGTTCAGAAAAAAATTAGAATGCTTAGGGATAAAGCAAAGCATGAGCAGAAAAGGAAACTGTTGGGATAACGCAGTTGCAGAGAGTTTCTTTAAAACTATAAAAACAGAAATGATATACCAGCAGATATATAAAACAAGAGCGAAGGCTAGTTTAGCCATTTTTGAATATATAGAGGTCTGGTATAATAGAAAAAGAAGACATTCATACTTAGGGTACTTATCGCCATTAGAGTTTGCAAACAGCTCAATAAATCCTAAAATCGCAGCTTAA